Proteins encoded together in one Acipenser ruthenus chromosome 40, fAciRut3.2 maternal haplotype, whole genome shotgun sequence window:
- the LOC117397202 gene encoding NF-kappa-B inhibitor zeta-like isoform X1, translating to MLTFNMNPEGRCAQSLEDISSSDAGYGSNRSPLPGQPASPQNIPASPASGLTEVNNLDRERALAQGSPPASLNTDRYPDSNLGKTQPQKRYIGVRVRLPVKDMLRKIRIAKGVDPSDLQETPAKGSKPHSGDKRRVYPNSERRNRQNKLSAKSLEVLDMLVEVLEEDLRTSKSNRHKASQGMFPNCVSQTPYPNLQRVPWKQDFINQASNSLMEYCPGSSTPPSQSYYLPADFSPASSPESLDYNASPNYEPTPVQSPVFTNDCAEEMLPVQHSYTAYSPLSVDYQVSPPSPAESVYHSPQSHLYKGRLDTNRGDSPVTFKNHSPNDLRQDTGGLSFFRFQLQREESFLRTISDQELFAVDKCGNTLLHRAVCQGKRAQVYALAQRMVNARRIDDKDASERTALHLAALKNQHLMVSDLISLGANINEKDKFGKTPLHLCAANGYVRVLEMLKNALSDGAHVEVEAVDHSGLTPLNCAVIVLNKTVRELEKAEVPSNINFLTLRKDQLLDGIEYLLEMGANPSRPVSVICIHVLPGLPCAVLHIGSVFTMTHYHGDVVGDINSAIIKVIVNNKAVTQFLPAVHFYSI from the exons ATGCTTACTTTCAACATGAACCCCGAAGGTCGATGCGCGCAGAGCCTCGAGGACATCTCCAGCAGTGACGCGGGGTATGGAAGCAACAGGTCACCGTTACCCGGACAACCGGCAAGTCCCCAAAACATCCCCGCGTCACCGGCCTCGGGTTTAACTGAGGTCAATAATTTGGACAGGGAGCGGGCGCTGGCACAGGGGTCTCCGCCTGCTTCACTTAACACGGATCGTTACCCTG actcCAATCTGGGAAAAACACAACCTCAGAAAAGATATATAGGAGTCAGGGTTAGATTGCCTGTCAAAGACATGCTGAGAAAAATCAGAATTGCAAAAGGCGTCGATCCTAGTGACTTGCAG GAAACCCCAGCGAAAGGATCCAAACCACATTCAG GAGACAAAAGACGAGTTTATCCCAATTCAGAAAGGCGAAACAGGCAG AATAAGTTGTCAGCAAAGAGCCTGGAAGTTTTGGATATGCTTGTTGAGGTCTTGGAAGAGGATTTAAGAACAAGCAAATCCAACAGACACAAAGCATCGCAAGGCATGTTCCCAAACTGTGTTTCTCAAACCCCCTACCCCAACCTGCAGAGAGTCCCATGGAAACAAGACTTTATCAACCAGGCGTCTAACTCCCTTATGGAGTACTGCCCAGGGAGCAGCACGCCACCGTCGCAAAGTTATTACCTTCCAGCTGATTTCTCTCCAGCGAGCTCCCCAGAAAGCCTTGATTACAACGCCTCTCCAAATTACGAGCCAACGCCGGTCCAGTCCCCGGTCTTTACAAACGACTGTGCGGAGGAAATGTTGCCTGTCCAACATTCTTACACTGCGTATTCGCCGCTGAGCGTGGACTACCAGGTGTCCCCTCCGTCCCCTGCAGAATCCGTGTACCACAGTCCACAGTCACACCTTTACAAAGGGCGTCTGGACACAAACCGCGGCGATTCTCCGGTGACATTTAAGAATCATTCTCCGAACGACCTGCGGCAGGACACGGGAGGGCTTTCCTTTTTCCGGTTTCAACTGCAGAGGGAAGAGAGTTTCCTCCGCACGATTTCTGATCAGGAGCTGTTCGCGGTGGATAAATGTGGGAACAC ATTGCTTCACAGAGCTGTATGCCAGGGCAAGAGGGCCCAAGTCTATGCACTTGCACAGAGGATGGTGAATGCACGCAGAATAGATGACAAGGATGCTTCGGAAAGG aCGGCATTGCATCTTGCAGCGTTGAAAAACCAGCATCTAATGGTCAGCGATCTGATCTCCCTCGGTGCCAACATTAACGAAAAGGACAAGTTTGGGAAGACCCCACTGCATCTATGTGCAGCAAACGGATATGTCCGAGTCTTGGAG ATGCTGAAAAACGCTCTGAGTGATGGAGCGCATGTTGAAGTGGAGGCGGTTGACCACAGTG GTCTAACTCCACTGAATTGTGCAGTTATTGTTCTCAACAAgacagtgagagagctggagaaAGCAGAGGTTCCCAGCAATATCAACTTCCTAACTCTCAGAAAAGACCAGCTTCTTGATGGGATAGAATACCTGCTGGAAATGGGAGCCAACCCTTCCCGTCCTGTAAGTGTTATCTGTATACATGTTCTCCCGGGTCTTCCCTGTGCGGTACTACACATTGGCTCTGTTTTTACAATGACACACTATCATGGAGATGTCGTAGGAGATATAAACTCAGCTATTATTAAAGTGATTGTAAATAACAAAGCAGTTACACAATTCTTGCCTGCTGTGCACTTCTATTCAATATAG
- the LOC117397202 gene encoding NF-kappa-B inhibitor zeta-like isoform X2, protein MLTFNMNPEGRCAQSLEDISSSDAGYGSNRSPLPGQPASPQNIPASPASGLTEVNNLDRERALAQGSPPASLNTDRYPDSNLGKTQPQKRYIGVRVRLPVKDMLRKIRIAKGVDPSDLQETPAKGSKPHSGDKRRVYPNSERRNRQNKLSAKSLEVLDMLVEVLEEDLRTSKSNRHKASQGMFPNCVSQTPYPNLQRVPWKQDFINQASNSLMEYCPGSSTPPSQSYYLPADFSPASSPESLDYNASPNYEPTPVQSPVFTNDCAEEMLPVQHSYTAYSPLSVDYQVSPPSPAESVYHSPQSHLYKGRLDTNRGDSPVTFKNHSPNDLRQDTGGLSFFRFQLQREESFLRTISDQELFAVDKCGNTLLHRAVCQGKRAQVYALAQRMVNARRIDDKDASERTALHLAALKNQHLMVSDLISLGANINEKDKFGKTPLHLCAANGYVRVLEMLKNALSDGAHVEVEAVDHSGLTPLNCAVIVLNKTVRELEKAEVPSNINFLTLRKDQLLDGIEYLLEMGANPSRPEPVSGRTAMHFAQEENNMELIHLFQSRYPKIGDLLNEDYASRTMLDVMSNMGSLYAK, encoded by the exons ATGCTTACTTTCAACATGAACCCCGAAGGTCGATGCGCGCAGAGCCTCGAGGACATCTCCAGCAGTGACGCGGGGTATGGAAGCAACAGGTCACCGTTACCCGGACAACCGGCAAGTCCCCAAAACATCCCCGCGTCACCGGCCTCGGGTTTAACTGAGGTCAATAATTTGGACAGGGAGCGGGCGCTGGCACAGGGGTCTCCGCCTGCTTCACTTAACACGGATCGTTACCCTG actcCAATCTGGGAAAAACACAACCTCAGAAAAGATATATAGGAGTCAGGGTTAGATTGCCTGTCAAAGACATGCTGAGAAAAATCAGAATTGCAAAAGGCGTCGATCCTAGTGACTTGCAG GAAACCCCAGCGAAAGGATCCAAACCACATTCAG GAGACAAAAGACGAGTTTATCCCAATTCAGAAAGGCGAAACAGGCAG AATAAGTTGTCAGCAAAGAGCCTGGAAGTTTTGGATATGCTTGTTGAGGTCTTGGAAGAGGATTTAAGAACAAGCAAATCCAACAGACACAAAGCATCGCAAGGCATGTTCCCAAACTGTGTTTCTCAAACCCCCTACCCCAACCTGCAGAGAGTCCCATGGAAACAAGACTTTATCAACCAGGCGTCTAACTCCCTTATGGAGTACTGCCCAGGGAGCAGCACGCCACCGTCGCAAAGTTATTACCTTCCAGCTGATTTCTCTCCAGCGAGCTCCCCAGAAAGCCTTGATTACAACGCCTCTCCAAATTACGAGCCAACGCCGGTCCAGTCCCCGGTCTTTACAAACGACTGTGCGGAGGAAATGTTGCCTGTCCAACATTCTTACACTGCGTATTCGCCGCTGAGCGTGGACTACCAGGTGTCCCCTCCGTCCCCTGCAGAATCCGTGTACCACAGTCCACAGTCACACCTTTACAAAGGGCGTCTGGACACAAACCGCGGCGATTCTCCGGTGACATTTAAGAATCATTCTCCGAACGACCTGCGGCAGGACACGGGAGGGCTTTCCTTTTTCCGGTTTCAACTGCAGAGGGAAGAGAGTTTCCTCCGCACGATTTCTGATCAGGAGCTGTTCGCGGTGGATAAATGTGGGAACAC ATTGCTTCACAGAGCTGTATGCCAGGGCAAGAGGGCCCAAGTCTATGCACTTGCACAGAGGATGGTGAATGCACGCAGAATAGATGACAAGGATGCTTCGGAAAGG aCGGCATTGCATCTTGCAGCGTTGAAAAACCAGCATCTAATGGTCAGCGATCTGATCTCCCTCGGTGCCAACATTAACGAAAAGGACAAGTTTGGGAAGACCCCACTGCATCTATGTGCAGCAAACGGATATGTCCGAGTCTTGGAG ATGCTGAAAAACGCTCTGAGTGATGGAGCGCATGTTGAAGTGGAGGCGGTTGACCACAGTG GTCTAACTCCACTGAATTGTGCAGTTATTGTTCTCAACAAgacagtgagagagctggagaaAGCAGAGGTTCCCAGCAATATCAACTTCCTAACTCTCAGAAAAGACCAGCTTCTTGATGGGATAGAATACCTGCTGGAAATGGGAGCCAACCCTTCCCGTCCT gAGCCTGTATCAGGGCGTACAGCAATGCACTTTGCTCAGGAAGAAAACAACATGGAGCTGATTCACCTTTTTCAGAGCCGATATCCCAAGATCGGAGACCTGTTGAACGAG GATTATGCGTCGCGCACCATGCTGGATGTGATGAGCAATATGGGCAGTTTGTACGCAAAGTAA